GCTTGTCCTGGTCTCCTACTGGCGGCCCGAGGGCGGCGAGCCGGGGCCGGACGCCGACCGGGCCTGGGCCTACGGCGGGGTCGCCGCCGTCTAGCCGGCCCGGTTCACCACAGGGCGCCGGGACGGAAGTCGCAGGTAAGCTCGCCGGTCACGTCGACCGGGACCGACACCGGCAGGACGTAGATGTGGCCGTCTGAGCCCGGGGTGGGCCTGATGCCGTCCGGCATCATGGCCGAGGAGGGCCCGCGCCACAGCTGCCAGCCGCGCGAGGCGTAGAGGCGGGCGCCGTCAGGACTGGCACCGAGCGCGCCGAGGTCGTAAGCGGACCGCACGATGCGCTCGAGCGGGGCCATGAGCCGCGCGCCGTGCCCCTGACGGCGCCGGTCGGCGCGGACCGCCACGCCCTCGATAAAGCCGGTGCGCATCGCCCGGCCGGAGTACAGCATGCGGCGCTGGACAACGCTGCCGTGCCCGATCAGCTCGCCGTCGTCGAGGACCAGCGCGTGCACGCCGCCGAGCGCGTTGTCGAAGGTGTCGTCGGAGACGCCGTCGAATACGGCGTCCATCAGCCTGCGGATGGCGGCCAACTCTCCGGCCGCGAGGTCGGCGGTGTGGGCGGTGCGCAGCTCGGTCATGCCTGGGTTGCTTCGGCGATCAGGCAGTACTGGTCGCGGGAGTCGTCGAAGTCGGTGTCGACTTCCCTCAGCCCGGCGAGCTCGAGTCGTTCGCGCAGCTCGGCGACGGTGAAGGGGCGGAACGAGACCGGGTACTCGTGCGTCTGCGCGTCATCGCCGTCCTCGAAGACGAACACGATGTGGGCGACGTGCTCGTCGTGCAGGCGTTCGGGTATCTCCCAGGCGTAGAAGCTCAGGCACCGCCGGCCCTGCCGGGTCAGCACCCGGTTCGCGACGCGCACGATCCGGCGTTCGGCGTTCAGCTTCTCCCAGTTGCGGGAGTCGATCGCCACGTGTCCCCCGGGCCTGGCCATCCGCCTCAGGCCGGTGAGGGCCTCCACCATGGCGTCCCGGCCCGCGGCGTGGACCAGCGAGTTCCCGACGCAGAGCACGACGTCGAAGCGTTCGGCCAGGGTGGACGGCAGGTCGGCCCACAGGCTGTGCCGCGCCGGGATCGCCAGGTGCTCGCGGCGGAAGCGGGCGGTCGCCTCGGTGATCATCGCCTCGCTCCCGTCGGTCGCCCAGACGTCGAACCCGCGGCGGGCCAGCGCCGCCGCGTTGATGCCGGTGCCGCAGGACGCGTCGAGCACCGTGCTGCCGTGAGCGGTCCGCTTGAGCAGGCGTGCGATGGCGGGGTAGTTGATCGCGCCGCCGTCCGTCAGCACGTCGTCGTCGAACAGCCAGTCGTAGTCGGCGGCGAAGGTCTCGTAGGAGTCGGCCATGACATCACAGCTTGTCAGACGCCGGGAGCTGCGTGGCGAGGCCGTCGAGGATGACCTGAAGGCCGAACTGGTAGGCGTGCTCCGGGGCGTCGGCCAGCGCGGTGGCCGCGTTGACAACGTATAGAGAAGTAGCGCGGAGGAGCGTGACGCTGGTGAAGATCACCGCATCGGCAGTATCCCTGAACGTGGACGACGTGGCCTCGTCCGTTCGGTTCCTGACCGAGCACTTCGGGTTCACCGAGGAGATGTCGGCCGATGGCTTCGCCTCGCTGGGCCGGCCGGATGCCGGGATGAACGTGGTGTTCCTGCGCCGCGGCATGGAGATGCTGCCCGAGGACCAGCGGGACGACCACGCCGGCGGGCTGATCCTGGCCTTCGAGGTGGAAGACCTGGAGGGCGAGCTGACCCGGCTGCGGGGAGAGGGCGTCGCGATCACCATGCCGCTGCGATCCGAGGAGTGGGGCGAGCGCGCCTTCCAGGTGCGTGACCCCAACGGCGTCATCATCGAGCTGCTCGACTGGAAGGCGGCCGCCGGCTAGGCGGCCCCGTCGTTGTTTCAGGCCGTCTTGTCCTCGTCGGCCGGCTCGTTCTGCTGGCCGCGGACC
This genomic stretch from Gaiellales bacterium harbors:
- a CDS encoding VOC family protein: MKITASAVSLNVDDVASSVRFLTEHFGFTEEMSADGFASLGRPDAGMNVVFLRRGMEMLPEDQRDDHAGGLILAFEVEDLEGELTRLRGEGVAITMPLRSEEWGERAFQVRDPNGVIIELLDWKAAAG
- a CDS encoding GNAT family N-acetyltransferase — translated: MTELRTAHTADLAAGELAAIRRLMDAVFDGVSDDTFDNALGGVHALVLDDGELIGHGSVVQRRMLYSGRAMRTGFIEGVAVRADRRRQGHGARLMAPLERIVRSAYDLGALGASPDGARLYASRGWQLWRGPSSAMMPDGIRPTPGSDGHIYVLPVSVPVDVTGELTCDFRPGALW
- a CDS encoding class I SAM-dependent methyltransferase, whose amino-acid sequence is MADSYETFAADYDWLFDDDVLTDGGAINYPAIARLLKRTAHGSTVLDASCGTGINAAALARRGFDVWATDGSEAMITEATARFRREHLAIPARHSLWADLPSTLAERFDVVLCVGNSLVHAAGRDAMVEALTGLRRMARPGGHVAIDSRNWEKLNAERRIVRVANRVLTRQGRRCLSFYAWEIPERLHDEHVAHIVFVFEDGDDAQTHEYPVSFRPFTVAELRERLELAGLREVDTDFDDSRDQYCLIAEATQA